A genomic stretch from Gemmatimonadaceae bacterium includes:
- a CDS encoding glycosyltransferase, which translates to MSPRPSVVVPAHNAGPDLSECLRALLVSDLPRAEWELLVVDDGQLPSIPGA; encoded by the coding sequence GTGAGTCCCCGCCCGAGCGTCGTCGTTCCGGCCCACAACGCCGGACCCGATCTGTCGGAGTGCCTTCGCGCCCTCCTCGTAAGCGACCTGCCTCGCGCTGAGTGGGAGCTCCTCGTGGTGGACGACGGGCAATTGCCTTCCATTCCCGGCGCATGA
- a CDS encoding zf-TFIIB domain-containing protein: MAIEEKPGRNEDKYFARLDADLMKERRARLDEERLRQERTSHYNKCPRCGSDLVEREHRDVKIDQCPECGGMWLDKGELEMIEHIGRHTPGFMENLMRLIR; this comes from the coding sequence ATGGCGATCGAGGAAAAACCAGGCAGAAACGAGGACAAGTACTTCGCCCGACTGGACGCCGATCTGATGAAAGAGCGGCGCGCCCGCCTGGACGAGGAGCGCCTCAGGCAGGAGAGGACGTCGCACTACAATAAGTGTCCCAGATGCGGCTCCGATCTCGTGGAGCGGGAGCATCGCGACGTCAAGATAGATCAGTGCCCGGAATGCGGAGGCATGTGGCTCGACAAGGGGGAGCTCGAGATGATCGAGCACATCGGCAGACACACACCAGGGTTCATGGAAAATCTCATGCGCCTCATCCGCTGA
- the udk gene encoding uridine kinase, whose product MHKPLIIGIAGGSGSGKSTVAANVAEGLSSLSVAFIDMDAYYRNFTELSFDERRRLNWDHPDAFDYELLTTHLEQLADRQQIEKPVYDFVTHLRSGEVVPVPPSDVIVVDGILLFVDDRVRDLCDVKVFVDADPDIRLIRRIRRDMSARGRPLAEIIEQYLSTVQPMHLQFVEPSKRYADIIVPRGGHNSVAIEMIVAKIRQRLGYSASGLAAP is encoded by the coding sequence ATGCACAAGCCGCTCATAATCGGAATCGCCGGTGGATCGGGAAGCGGGAAATCGACCGTCGCCGCAAACGTGGCGGAGGGGCTCTCGTCGCTCTCCGTCGCGTTCATAGACATGGACGCCTACTACCGGAACTTCACTGAGCTGTCTTTCGACGAGCGCCGCCGGCTCAACTGGGACCATCCCGACGCGTTCGACTACGAGCTGCTCACGACGCATCTCGAGCAGCTGGCAGACCGTCAGCAGATCGAGAAGCCGGTGTACGACTTCGTGACACACCTGCGGTCAGGCGAAGTCGTTCCAGTGCCCCCGTCCGACGTGATCGTCGTTGACGGCATTCTGCTGTTCGTGGACGATCGCGTTCGCGATCTGTGCGACGTCAAAGTCTTCGTGGACGCGGATCCGGACATCAGACTCATCCGCCGCATCCGGCGCGACATGTCGGCACGTGGACGGCCGCTCGCCGAGATCATCGAGCAGTATCTCTCGACAGTGCAGCCGATGCACCTGCAGTTCGTCGAGCCCAGCAAGCGCTACGCGGATATCATCGTGCCGAGGGGCGGGCACAATTCCGTGGCCATCGAGATGATCGTCGCCAAGATACGGCAACGACTGGGTTATTCCGCCTCTGGCCTCGCGGCGCCGTAG
- a CDS encoding response regulator, whose product MSAETRILVIHSSPDTPRRIASALAATPGSAFSEAAIESAETLEKALKMTNGHQPAAIITSTELADSTGVATIRSIRREFPAAPIIVLVEDEDHASGAEALRNGAQDYLFASEARGDVIDCSIRRAVERCRVDHSLADASWKSGIGETALPAAANPRPSAPSASDTAARTILLVDDEESVRAIITKILGRAGHQVLEAVHGQGALRLAAAYDGPIDLLITDMYMPGLRGPEIVERLRQTRPGIHVLFMSGFTDEDVARSGLDPALSFLRKPFTIQELTEAVQSALTEQTPP is encoded by the coding sequence ATGAGCGCCGAAACCAGGATTCTCGTAATCCACTCCAGTCCCGACACCCCTCGACGGATCGCTTCTGCGCTCGCCGCCACGCCGGGCTCAGCCTTTTCAGAGGCGGCGATCGAAAGCGCTGAAACGCTCGAGAAGGCGCTCAAGATGACGAATGGGCATCAGCCCGCCGCAATCATTACGAGTACGGAGCTCGCCGATTCCACCGGCGTGGCCACGATTCGCTCGATCCGCCGAGAGTTCCCCGCCGCTCCGATCATCGTCCTGGTAGAGGACGAAGATCACGCCTCGGGGGCGGAGGCGCTGCGCAACGGCGCGCAGGACTATCTCTTCGCCAGTGAGGCGCGGGGCGACGTCATCGACTGCTCGATCCGCCGGGCGGTGGAGCGCTGCCGGGTCGACCACAGCCTCGCCGATGCGAGTTGGAAGTCGGGAATCGGCGAGACGGCGCTGCCCGCCGCTGCGAACCCCCGCCCGAGCGCGCCGTCCGCATCGGATACCGCAGCGAGAACGATTCTCCTCGTCGACGACGAAGAATCGGTGCGTGCGATCATCACCAAGATTCTCGGACGTGCCGGCCATCAGGTGCTGGAAGCGGTGCATGGACAAGGGGCGCTGCGCCTCGCCGCCGCCTACGATGGGCCAATCGACCTGCTGATCACCGACATGTACATGCCGGGACTCCGCGGTCCGGAGATTGTCGAGCGCCTGCGGCAGACCAGGCCGGGAATACACGTATTGTTCATGTCCGGATTCACGGACGAAGATGTCGCCCGGTCGGGACTCGACCCGGCGTTGAGCTTTCTCCGGAAGCCCTTCACGATTCAGGAGCTTACCGAGGCGGTGCAGAGCGCACTTACCGAGCAGACTCCGCCTTAA
- a CDS encoding thioredoxin domain-containing protein produces MTRLRGHFTLWERRFTTLYQGRALVAKLDADRSPRTAGSFGIRGIPATIVFNNGSEAAR; encoded by the coding sequence TTGACCCGGCTTCGTGGACACTTCACTCTTTGGGAGAGGAGGTTCACGACCCTCTACCAGGGGCGCGCACTTGTCGCCAAGCTCGACGCCGATCGCTCGCCCCGAACCGCCGGATCGTTCGGCATCCGCGGAATCCCAGCGACAATCGTCTTCAATAACGGGAGCGAAGCGGCCCGGTAA